A region of Chitinophaga horti DNA encodes the following proteins:
- a CDS encoding SdpI family protein has translation MEKLVSSPWFNASILAGLLFLMMGFLIRRFPPKTTKTWYGYRTFLSTQNKEMWDSANQYAAWFSRRGGLILLAVGLAMGLIFETQTDIFLYLTIGPVIICALLMAGYTEWHLHETFDEEGHRRPGK, from the coding sequence ATGGAAAAGTTGGTATCCAGCCCCTGGTTCAATGCAAGCATACTGGCCGGTTTGTTGTTCCTCATGATGGGTTTCCTGATTCGCAGGTTCCCGCCTAAAACCACCAAAACATGGTACGGTTACCGCACCTTTTTATCTACCCAAAACAAAGAGATGTGGGACAGTGCCAATCAATACGCCGCCTGGTTCTCACGACGCGGCGGATTGATTTTATTGGCCGTAGGATTAGCCATGGGGTTGATCTTCGAAACGCAGACAGACATCTTCCTGTACCTTACTATCGGTCCGGTCATTATCTGCGCCTTGCTGATGGCAGGTTACACCGAATGGCACCTGCATGAAACGTTTGATGAGGAAGGGCATAGGAGGCCGGGGAAATGA